The DNA region AATATAGAGCAGTCCATAATCAACGGCAGCCGCGTCAAGATGCAGCGGCAACAGTTCGCTGAATTTTGCGATAATGCTGTTGGTTTCTTTCGTGCCAAACAAAATCAAATGCGCAGAAGCAAGATCGCTTGGCCGCACTTCTTTGTCGGATAAAACGCGCGGAAACGCCATTACGCGGCGCAGGAACGGGCCGCGATCAACGGACCAATTTGCCGCGTGATCTGCTTGCGCACGCCGCGCCTGCCATTCCTCGGGCGTGGGATTGTCGGCGGTGCCATACACATAAATATGCCGTCCGGCAATCGCTTCGGCGATCGGGCCTTCTGAGCCTGGCCGTTTCATCTGCTCCGTCAATACACGTTTTTCAGTTTGCCAGGTACCGCCGCTTTTTGAGAGGGCAAGCGCATCCGTTACTGTTGCGGAGATGTTTTTGCCGTCAATCGTCACCTCAACCGGACGCTTTGCCGAAAATTTAGGATGGCCGGCAAGAGTCAACGTGACAGCACCAAGCCCGGAAGTCGTCACCTCAAGGCGATTGGGCGCAATAAACTTCGCATCAATAGTCGCCAATATTCCCGGCGTCAATTCATCGATGCGAACCCAATAAGCAGCATTATATTTGTAACGGCTGGTTGCAAAGCGGACGCGCTCCGGAAAGCGATTGCGCCGGAATTGACTGAACCAGGAAAAAACGGCTTCATCCTTATAGGCATTTTCCCAGCTGTTGTGGCCCACGCCGGGATATTCGGTATACTCGACTTTGGCGCTCAACTCTTGAAGACGTTGGACCCACTCACGAACGCCAGCGGGCGCCACAACCGGATCGGCATCACCGTGAAAAAAGTGCACAGGAAAATTTAGGGCGTTCGGAGCAAGCTCAGCCGTGCCCTCGGGCGGCGCAGGACACACGGGTGCAAGCGCCGCCCAAATATCCGGCCGGCTCAAGCCCAGCCACAACGTGCCGCCGCCGCCCATCGACAATCCGGTGAGATAGACGCGATCCTCATCAATCGGGAAACGCTGCTTGAGATCGGCCAGCATATCGTACACATCTTTTTCAGCGATGCTTTGATATCCCATGGTGCCGCGCGCATGAGGCGCGGCGACAATGTAATCAAGATTTTTCCACGCCGGAAAATAGCGGCTGGCTTCCACATCGGTTTCATCGGGCAAATTGCTTTTGCCGAAAACCCGGCGCAACGCCAGACGGTGATTCGATCCCGCGCCGTGCAACATGATGACAAGCGGGTATTTCTTTTTCGGATTGAACTTTTCCGGCAAATACAAACCATAAGGCTGTTCCGTGTCGTCAACATCCGAAAAGAATGTCAGAATCTGCGGCCCGGGTTTGAGGGATTGGCCAACGGCTCCGTGCGCGAACACCAACAGCAGAACGAGCGCCAGGAGTTGGCCAATTCTACGATCATGTAACATGCGTAAGCTCCGCCAAAGAAAAGCGTCAAATCAAACGTCACACTTCAGACGCAATCAATTCGTGCCTTCCGGCTTCGTCCATTGATTCAGCCAACCCAGCACAGTCTCATGCCAGAGAATGCTGTTTTGCGGTTTGAGCACCCAATGATTCTCGTCAGGGAAATAAAGAAACTTGCTGGGAATGCCGCGGCGCTGCAAAGCGGTAAAAGTCGAGATACCCTGTGTTTCCACCACGCGAAAATCGCGGCCGCCGTGCACCACCAACATCGGCGTTTTCCAATTCTGCACAAAGTTGACGGGATTGTGTTTCTCGTAGTTTTCAGGATTTTCCCACGGCTTTCCCATATGATCCCACTCGGGAAACCATAACTCTTCCGTGTCATAATACGCCAGCCGTTCATCGAGATTGCCGTCATGATTCACCAAACACTTGAAGCGATCGGACCAGTTGCCGGCAATCCAATTGATCATGTAACCGCCATACGAAGCGCCGAGCGCCGCAACTCGTTCGCCGTCCAGCCAGGGATATTTCGCCAACGCAGCCGACAAACCTTTTTGCAAATCTTCCAGCGGCTTGCCACCCCAATCGCCGCGAATGGCGTCACAAAACGCCTGGCCATAGCCGGTGGAGCCGTGAAAATCCACCATCACCGCAGCGTAGCCCGCGCCGGCGTAGGTTTGCGGATTCCAGCGATAGTGAAAATCATTGCCGAAGGAGCCTTGCGGCCCGCCGTGAATCAAAAACGCCACCGGATATTTTTTGCTGGGATCGAAGTCTGCCGGTTTCACGACATAAGCATAAACCGTTTCATCATTCCAACCTTTGAACGTAAATTGTTCCGATTCTCCCATGCGCACTTTTGCCAGGGTGCCGGCATTGATGCGCGTTACAGCGCGCACATCTGATCCGTTGGGCGCGACCGAGTACAATTCCACCGGCGAGCGATGATGATCCATGCCGAAGAGCAGCCGGTTGCCGGCGAGGCCAACGGAACGGACACTGCCCTTTTCCACCACTGTGCGCACATTGCCGGAGGCCGCGTCAATTGCGAACAATGAATGCTGGCCGAGATTGCCGGCAATCGTGTAAATCGTCTTATTATCTTTTGCCCAGGTTATGCCGCCGGGCGAACGATCCCATGCTTCGGTCAAAACACGCTCCGCGCCGGCCGAGCTTGTCGAGGCCGACCAAGATTTCAACACAATGCGGAAACGATCGGATTCATAGCCCGGACGCTTCATAGCAAGATAAGCAAGCGTTTTGCCGTCCGGCGAAAACACCGGCGCGGTATCCCACGCGGGATTGCTCTCCGTCAGATTTTTGGGCTTGGCCGAGCCGTCAACAGGAACAAAGTACAAATCAAAATTCGTCGACCAGGCTTCTTCACGGCCGGCAACGCGCGCGGTGAAAACCAGGCCTTTGCTGTCGGGTGTGAACGTATATTCTTCGCTGCCGCCAAAAGGCTTCGAGGGACAATCGGCGTCCATGCCCTTCATCAGATCAATCGCCTCGCCGCCCGCTGCCGGCTGCACGAACAGATGCGAGCGCTTGCCGTCTTTCCAGGTGTCCCAATGGCGAATAAAGAGCTTGTCATAAATACGTCCGCTGGCTTTGCGGCTGGCGATTTCTTTATCGCGTTTTTGCGTGCAGTCGATTGATTCGCATTCCGGGAAAACTTCCATCGTAACCGCGAGCAAGGCATTGTCCGGCGAGAGTTGAAACGTGCCGGCATCGAAGGGCAAATTCGTTTTTTGCTCGGCTTCGCCGCCGTCAATTGCAATGCGCCACACTTGCGCCGAGCCGGAGCGCGTGGAGAGAAACCAGATGCTCTTGCCGTCGCGCGACCACGCCGGACTGTAATCACTGCCGGGATGCGAGGTCAATTGCCGAAGTCCTGCGCCATCAACATCCACCAGCCAAAGGTCGGTGCGCCCGCGATTGGCTTCGAGATCGGTTTTGCGCAAGGTGAATACCGCCCACTTGCCATCCGGCGAAACTTGCGTTTCTGAAATGCGATCCATTGCGAGTAAATCATGCACGGTGAAGGGATGTGTTTCTTGCGAATATACCGCTGACACGCCGCCATGCAATCCCAGCATCAACAGGATCGTTACCAATACTTTACAACGCATGAGCTCCTCCTTTAAGAAATGCCATACTTCTGCGTTCGATGAAAAGATTAAACGTGAGAATTTAGCCGTTTGAAGTTTTCGCCCACTGAATTGAACTCAAAAAGCTTAATTTCTGTGGGATTTCTATTTCTGTGGGCGGTTTTTTTGTTCTGGGTTCATTTAGCTAAATTCTTGCGATTAAACGAGATTATGATAGGCAACCGGGGGAATAAACTCAAGGCTTTTGTGGCCGGTCATGGCCTGATCACGCTTGTTGTGAAACTCCCAACCGCTCGCGCACGGACAGCAACGCTACCAATGTTTTGGCGTCATGAATATGACCTTCATCGACCAAACGATAGGCTTCACGCACCGGCAAACGCACAACCCGAATATCTTCGGCTTCACTGCTCAAACCGCCGCCGGGCGCCACTTTCTTTCCAACTTTACCGAAAAAAATAAAAATGCGCTCGGAAGAGCTGCCCGGTGAAGGGAAAAACTCACGCAAAAACTCGATGTCCTGGACTTCATAACCGGTTTCTTCCCTCACCTCGCGCCGCGCGACTTCCATCGGCTTTTCGTTGTTTTCGATGAGGCCGGCGATGATCTCGAGCAACCAGCCGTTTTCGGCGTTAAACACGTAGGCCGGATAACGGAATTGTTCCACCAAAACAAATTCAACGGTTGCCGGATCATGCAACAGAATCGCTGCGGAATGGCCATGCTCACTATTAAAGCGTTGCACTTTCTTACTCAGTGTACCATCGAATTTTTCGTATTGCAACAAGGCTTTTTGAATCTTAAAAAAATTTTTATATACCGTTTCTTCTTTATGCGCGATAACTTGACGGGCCGGAGCGCTTTGGGTGTTTGAGTTTTTTGGGGAGCCGCCGGAAGAGTTCATCGCGGCGCCCGTCTTCGGCGACTTTTTTTTTCGTCCCGATGGTTCATCTGTAAGAAAAATATCGTAAGCGGACAACTGCAACAAAAAATGATGCGCAAAAAATAACATCGGCGCCCAAAACGTTATTCTCCAATCGTAGTCGGGCAACAGCAATACGCTCGCCAGCCCGACTGCCAGCGCGGCAATCAGACTGATTAGAATGACGGCAAGATGATAGAGATTACCTTTTCTGGCGGGACGAGGAATGGTTTTGCTCTTCCACAAAAACGGCGAGCTTTCATGCTCATCGGCGAGGCCGGCATTCATCAGGAAAAATTGCTTGATGCGATTCATCGCCACGCTGCTCTCGCGCCAGGCCTGGCGCAGCCGCACGATCTTGAGCAGATAAAGCCACGCCACAATACTCAGGATCAAACAAATCGCGATCGTAATCTGTTCTTTGTGAGACGAATAACGCATGCCTTCGTCGCTGTACACCGCGCCAATGGCGGCGATCACCAGACCGGTGGTCAATAAAAAGTAGTTCACCAGGGTATGACGATCATTCATCGCCTGCGCCATAGTCTCGCGAATGTATTCATACTCATGCAATGCCATCTCGCGCAGAGCTTTGGCGTGTTTGGGCGCCACCTCGAGCTTAACCGGCGGCGGCGTGGAAACCGGCGTATTGGGCGGGCCAAAACGCCAGCGCGAAAACCACACCATCGCATAGTAGACGACGCAAAAATCCAGCAACAGATGCTGCCGCAAATCCGGACGAAACCCCACGAACAACACGATTGCCAGCACAATGAATATCGGAGAAATGATTTTAAAAATAATTCGACTCATAGCAGGGTTGGTATCCTTGCAGACGACTCATCACAAGCCGTGCAGTGTTTCAAATTCCCTCTTCTAGCGATTCCGTCCATCCACCGGCGAGGCGGCGATTTCAATCTCGCCGTGTTCGCCGATCACGGAAAACTCTTCAT from Cytophagia bacterium CHB2 includes:
- a CDS encoding NUDIX hydrolase — protein: MSRIIFKIISPIFIVLAIVLFVGFRPDLRQHLLLDFCVVYYAMVWFSRWRFGPPNTPVSTPPPVKLEVAPKHAKALREMALHEYEYIRETMAQAMNDRHTLVNYFLLTTGLVIAAIGAVYSDEGMRYSSHKEQITIAICLILSIVAWLYLLKIVRLRQAWRESSVAMNRIKQFFLMNAGLADEHESSPFLWKSKTIPRPARKGNLYHLAVILISLIAALAVGLASVLLLPDYDWRITFWAPMLFFAHHFLLQLSAYDIFLTDEPSGRKKKSPKTGAAMNSSGGSPKNSNTQSAPARQVIAHKEETVYKNFFKIQKALLQYEKFDGTLSKKVQRFNSEHGHSAAILLHDPATVEFVLVEQFRYPAYVFNAENGWLLEIIAGLIENNEKPMEVARREVREETGYEVQDIEFLREFFPSPGSSSERIFIFFGKVGKKVAPGGGLSSEAEDIRVVRLPVREAYRLVDEGHIHDAKTLVALLSVRERLGVSQQA
- a CDS encoding S9 family peptidase — translated: MLGLHGGVSAVYSQETHPFTVHDLLAMDRISETQVSPDGKWAVFTLRKTDLEANRGRTDLWLVDVDGAGLRQLTSHPGSDYSPAWSRDGKSIWFLSTRSGSAQVWRIAIDGGEAEQKTNLPFDAGTFQLSPDNALLAVTMEVFPECESIDCTQKRDKEIASRKASGRIYDKLFIRHWDTWKDGKRSHLFVQPAAGGEAIDLMKGMDADCPSKPFGGSEEYTFTPDSKGLVFTARVAGREEAWSTNFDLYFVPVDGSAKPKNLTESNPAWDTAPVFSPDGKTLAYLAMKRPGYESDRFRIVLKSWSASTSSAGAERVLTEAWDRSPGGITWAKDNKTIYTIAGNLGQHSLFAIDAASGNVRTVVEKGSVRSVGLAGNRLLFGMDHHRSPVELYSVAPNGSDVRAVTRINAGTLAKVRMGESEQFTFKGWNDETVYAYVVKPADFDPSKKYPVAFLIHGGPQGSFGNDFHYRWNPQTYAGAGYAAVMVDFHGSTGYGQAFCDAIRGDWGGKPLEDLQKGLSAALAKYPWLDGERVAALGASYGGYMINWIAGNWSDRFKCLVNHDGNLDERLAYYDTEELWFPEWDHMGKPWENPENYEKHNPVNFVQNWKTPMLVVHGGRDFRVVETQGISTFTALQRRGIPSKFLYFPDENHWVLKPQNSILWHETVLGWLNQWTKPEGTN
- a CDS encoding phospholipase, translated to MLHDRRIGQLLALVLLLVFAHGAVGQSLKPGPQILTFFSDVDDTEQPYGLYLPEKFNPKKKYPLVIMLHGAGSNHRLALRRVFGKSNLPDETDVEASRYFPAWKNLDYIVAAPHARGTMGYQSIAEKDVYDMLADLKQRFPIDEDRVYLTGLSMGGGGTLWLGLSRPDIWAALAPVCPAPPEGTAELAPNALNFPVHFFHGDADPVVAPAGVREWVQRLQELSAKVEYTEYPGVGHNSWENAYKDEAVFSWFSQFRRNRFPERVRFATSRYKYNAAYWVRIDELTPGILATIDAKFIAPNRLEVTTSGLGAVTLTLAGHPKFSAKRPVEVTIDGKNISATVTDALALSKSGGTWQTEKRVLTEQMKRPGSEGPIAEAIAGRHIYVYGTADNPTPEEWQARRAQADHAANWSVDRGPFLRRVMAFPRVLSDKEVRPSDLASAHLILFGTKETNSIIAKFSELLPLHLDAAAVDYGLLYIFPRGEHYVLINSGLPWWTVAERSGPPTRRSFRALFGPPGMLMDLQDYVLFKDAIDNVIVEGRFESNWRMPEADAEKMQQTGVINL